AAACCTTTGCATATATGCAACTCACGCCACGTCTTGTTGCAATAATTGTTTATTTTGGAAGCTACTTTGGAGCTCCAGAGATATGAGTCCAGTTGAGGGTTCATCATAATAGATTTGAGCAACTATTTGGGTGGTCTTTGTACCATGGCTCCCTCATGAGCTCTGCACTCAAACAATGTGCAAGAGAGGTTTGACCTGTGTGAAGGACCTCTTTGGAGAAGGACATTTTGAACACAAAGTTTAGCACACCCATGTTACTACTTCTTCCAATGAGGCCCCGTAGGAGAGCTTCACGCAAGAACATTTTTTATGCAAGACTATTCCTCAATCTCCCTTTCCTAAATCACATTAAGCTTCAATGGAAAGAGGAGCAATTAGTCCAGTTAAATCCTCATCAACATGCATAAGGCATGGGTTTGTGGCACATGTTTTAAAACGTCTCAGGTCTCATCCAACATAAAATTgtccaaactttttttaaagagtgtTGAGAATAGTTAGATGAAGGTAGATGAAGATGTAACCGGGGCACCGACCACCAtattgtttaaacatttttggtttttggttatTAATCCATATTCAAAATTGTCTCCAAGATCGTTAAGAAAAGAGGCTAAATCTTAATAAGTCACAGTATACATAGGCAAGGCTCAACCTGAACATTTGATAACATCTGCTAAAACtattctgctctttttttgaaaaaatggaACATGTGCACATTATTGTAAAGTTTTGTTTGGTCTCATTTCCCCTGCAATGACTCGATGAGGCACAATGGGTCACTACAGCTGCTCTTTTGTAAGTGGCAATGCTCAGTTGTCAGCATCTTCTTATCCACACACATATgaatccttttcttttgttataGGCCATGGTGCTTGTTTACATTTTCACTGGACAGAGTAAGAGTAAGTTTACAACACAACAATGGGATTCATGTTCTAAAGAGTGCCCAGCCGGTAAGTTAACAAGAGGCAGTACGCATTGGCCTTGTCTTACAGTTTCAATGTATTAATATGAACTCATTCcctgtctttcttctcctctgtttCCAAGGATCGTATGTAGTTGGTGATTGTGATCATCCGGACAGAAGCTACAGATGTCAAATTTGCCGCAATTTTACATTCACAGACGTAAATAACACTGTAAGGGAGTGCGAGAGGTGTAACAGATGTCATGGTGAGTATCTTCTAAAAAATACTGTTGTGCTGTTTATAGCTTGTGGGATATTGTGTAAAATGTCAGCATTTCAGGGAGATAATGAATTGGATTGAAAAtttcctgtttaaaaaaaaatgaaaatcagatTTTTTGAAGGAGCATTTTATGTTTGAATTTGTTACAACGTGTGAATTCCAACACTGAAGGGCATTCCCATTTATACTCCGGTTTAACCCAAATAGGTTAAAGGGTCAGCATGCATTTTTTGGGCCACCTTTGGACCAGGTGCTGAATGCTGTCGATTGAGACCAAAAAGCTTTGTTTGGGTTGTTTTCAGGTAATGAAGAGGAAATAAAGCCCTGCACCACTTCTAGTAATGCGGTATGTGTCTGTAAAGACGGATACTACAGGGATCCCAGACACAAGACTTGTCTGGAATGCAACTGTGAAGGTAAGTGAAGTCAAGAGGAGTTTAAGCGCTAGATTGAAAATCACAGTGGCTGTATTGAATAATAATGCCTTATTCATTATGACAACCTCCAAACATATCATAGTTTCAACTGTcaccatttccttttttcagagCCTGTTGAACATCCAGGCTATACAAGTTGCCGGCTCTGCAAAAAGTAGGAGATCTTACACTATGATAGCTGGCTAAAGGATCAATGTTTAGATTGTTTAGGGTGCTAAGTGGAGAGTGCACACAGACCAACAACCTCAACTGAAGGCAGAATTCAGAACATTTGCTATTGACCTTTATACGTGTAATGCGTTCTGTCATAATTGCTTCTTTTAAAAATACTTGCTGGACCGAGCCTGACCAAAACCTCTACGAGGTTGAAACTAAAATGTCTCGTAACAATTTGATAATTGATTGTTTCAGTGATTCAAATAAGTAAAATTGGCAACAATCAGTTGACCCGAGTGTCTCAAAGGTTATAGTTTGCTTtataattttattattatttaaatgttggtcACTACTTTTAAAGATATCTACTTAATTTGACCTACTCACAATGTTGAAACTTcagcaaaggaaaggaaagaagggaaTGAGCATTACACCACACAAACGTTTGTTCATATTAGTCTCTCTTTCTTCAGGTGTTTGAAAGCTACAACCACTTCTGCCTCTAGAACTACAACAAGTGGAAGGAGAACTTCTAACAACATATCAGGTCCTTCCATGAATCCAGTTCTACCAAACTGCATACTTTAAATTCCCATTCTCTGCAGGTAGTTTAGTTTTTCAGGACCCAAATAGTtttgtgtttgaatgaaaaTCAAATTTTTTTTGAGGAACATTTTACTTATGATCATTTAAAACAGGTTTAAGCTTCTGAGATTAGAGAATTTGTTATATAAAGACAACGTGTGAATTCCAACACTGAGGGGCATTCCCATTTGTACACCCTGGTTAAACCCGAAAAGGTTATAGGGTCAGCATGTATTTCTTGGGCCACCTTGGGACCGGGTGCTGAATGCTGTCGATTGAGACCAATAAGCTTTGCTTGGATTGTTTTCAGGTATTGCAGAGGGAGGAAAGCCCTGCACCACTTCTAGTGACGTGGAATGTGTCTGTAAAGACGGATACTACGTGGATCCTCAAGACAAGACGACTTGCCTGGAATGCGACTGTAGCTACTGTGAAGGTAAGTGAAGTCAAGGGGAGTTGAAGCGCTAGATTGACCATCACAGTGGCTGTATGGAACATTAATGCCTTCTTCAATATGACGCAACCTCAAAAGGAAACATATCATGGTTTTAATTCtcacaatttccttttttcagagCCTGTTCCTCCTGGTCATAAAAACATGTGCCAGCTCTGCAAAAAGTAGGAGATCTCACAATACTATAACCTCCTTTAAGAGAAATATTTGGATTGTTTGATGATTTATGCCATCAGAGGGCATGTTTTTCAtgatatttttataattttaagTTGGTTTCAGATTGCAACCGGTGGCAATGAGTCCGTTTGTTTATGTGTATCATGTCAACTGTGGACCGAGCCTGACCAAAACCTCTACAAGGTTGAAActaaaatgggaaaaaaatgtctCGTAACAATTTGATAATTGATTGTTTCAGTAATTCAAATAAGTAAAATTGGCAACAATCAGTTGACCCGAGCTTCTCAAAGGTTATAGTTTGCtttataatgtttatattatttaaatgttggttTGGCGGAGTACAGAAACCTAAGAACCGTCGTCTTTCTCTCTTCACTGCCTTTTATTCTTGTATCTAGAatgtaacaaacacacacattaaatggtAACAATAGTCCTCTTGCCCTTACGTTCATTCAAACAAGTTTTGCTCTAACACTGTTCCTTCCGTTCGTACTGGCCTTTGAAAGATAACGCACTTTAAACCGAAGCAAGGAGACACTCTGCAGGCAAACAGAAAGATGCcattttttgttaaaatggATCACTTCTTTTAAAGATATCTACTTAATTTGACCTACTCACAACTTCAGCAAAGGAAAGGGAAGAAGGGAATGAGCATTACCTACGCAGAATGTTGAAACTTCAATAAACGAAAGGAATAaagtattatattatattagtctcttttttttcaggtgtCTGAAATCTagaactacaacaacaacaacaagtggaACCACAACTCCTACCAACATATCAGGTCCTTCCATGAATCCAGTTCTACAAAACTGCATACTTTAAATTCACATTATCTGTGGGTATTTTAGTTTTACAGGACCCAAATAGTTTTGTGTTCATCACGTTGACTATTATTCAAACTAGGACGGATGTGATCTATCTGAATGGATGTGTAGTGGAATGATGTCGGGTTTCCTGTGTGTCCACCTCAGTGAATCAAACCTCGTGGGAGTTACTCGTGTTGGTTCCGGTGACTCTTCTGTTGTTCCTTTGGCTGATGCTGCTCCTTGCCAGGAGCCCGATCGGATATCCAGACAGTTGTCTCTGTTGGGGTGTTAACAAAAGCCCGCAGCCGCCCCTCGAGGACCCCGACTCCAGCGGTAACCCCGTGTGGATATGCATCTTATGCACGATTACTTCAGCAAAGTTTTGAAGCTCTTGTGCTTTACTTGAATCTTTACAGCTCACGTTTCAAAATGCATCTTCCACACAACTCCATTTGTTATGATATTCCACTATTATAATAGTATAATAATTGAACTGATGGGTGCACGGGGGGTTTGCTTAACATCCACTGAAGGTATTCACACACATTGAAAAAATACTGTTTGTAGATATGCAGCAGATCAACACCCACATTCATGCAATCTCTCCCATATAATTCCATTCACAGTTAAAACATGTACAATTTTAAAAGGCATTTATTGCCACAGAAGGTATTCCCATTGTTAAACAAAAATATCTTTGACTAAATGTATTGTTCTCAATGAATGTACTTTCTCAACTGAGCGCATTTAAACAGGAAGCTTACTGATAATATCTGCTTTCCTCCAACAGAACAAAGCGTCCCTTCAGACACACACCCCGACACTCTGGTTGGTTCTCATTTGTGCATTTCGAGTTCTGTTGAGATTATAATCCAGATTGTGGTAGCACAGTAGGTGGACCGAGAGGTTTTTGTGGAAAAAGGTCAACAAGATCAAAGGTGACATTTTGTTGTTAAGTTAAAATTCTTTTTGGTGTTTTAGAAGTAGTGAAGAATTCCAGCTGTCGCTCTCTAACATGTAAGATGCCTGGTTGCAGTAAAAAATGTTGACTTCTTGTGTCCGTTTTCTCCTTTCAAGACATTAAACATATGTGAGAATACTCCCATGATGACTctcagtcacagtccatccgtGCCTGAACATCCAGTCCACATCAGTCCTCTGGACTGTGAACCCAGAGGTCAGTACTCGATTCCACGTTACAATGCACACGCTGTGAAGGACTTGGTTGCAcaatttttcaatatttattgaatTTTAACGTAATTGCCTTGCCTTGATTATTTTCTAAAACTTCATAACATCAAATATTTTGCAAATAGGGTGGATAAGCAGGATTTATACTTGTACCTGAACGTCATTCTTTGTTGTTTATCCACTTGCACTGCCTTGCCTTGCAGTATAACACTTTGCAAAAGGAAATATGGGTTGCTAATATATGCTTGAGGGGCTCATCATGGATTGAAAAAGTAATGTTTCAAAACGTATAATCTTTGAAAAATGTAGTTTATTGcaatattatattttcttttcacactTTATAATGCAAGGTGAGAAGTCATCTCATGATTTTGCAATGTTAAAGGTAGTTCACCTGCGTTATGATACACCGATTCAAGTGGTGACCTAATCAACACCCCCGTAGGAGCAGATCACACGTGAAGGCATTGGAGTCAAGTGAGGACATCTTCAGTGTTTATGGAACAATATTTTTGTGGGGCGctggagaaaagagaagagaaactaCCTATTCGAAGGGAAGAGCAAACTACCTCAAAACACGTTATTTTCAAGAGAAGTACAGGAGAAGGTTGAACAGATACATTTCACCCGAGATCCTCAGGAAACCATGTAGATAGATTAGAAAGAAGTCACGTTGAAAGGTATGCCATTAACAAAGCTCTACATTGATTTACCTCCTTTGAAATCGCCACCTGCCACACATGTTCCGATGGTCGACAAAGCCATATCGACACCCCCCTGCTTTCTTTTAACCGTTTATTTCATTCAGAATCGGAATTGATTTGTTCCAATTACAGTCGATTGATGCTTCACCCCTGATACAGATCTATGTAGGTACAGCCAGGAAACATCTGAAAATTCTTGTAGGAACCCCTTATCTGCAGCTACACGCATTTCCTGTTATTCATGCTACCATGTCATCGTGTCGGGCATTTATGGTTAAGCTGAAAACCCCCTTGTGTTCTCACTGCTGTTGGATTTCTGGAAGTTTtggttttttctctttcttttcataAAATGGTCATGGTGGTTTTGTGCTTACTGTCACGGAAATTCTATTAGGGTGACACATTAGAAACAACCTTTATCACGACCATCACCAGCATCATGCACCCTAGTGTCGAGCGTATTGATATTGGATGTTttacgttttctttctttcttttgatttcCCTCACCTAAAATCATCATTCTGTATGACCTCATTTTGAACGTGTGTTAGTCCGTTTTGCAACACTTCCTGACTTCCCCACTTTGCCTTTGGTGACTTCAAAGACAACAACTTCTCAAGCAGGTGGAACCACATATGATGAATTGGTGAAACGACAACTAACGCACAACTCAGTGCAACAGTGTTGACCTTTGTGGCACAGCGGAATAAGCTGCATCAAGCTTTGGCAGTGCACGTTAGTGGAATGTATGGTTAGTCTTGGTCTCTCTATGGGATGAGTGCGGTCAGTGGCTCATCTGCTTAGATGGTCTACTCAAATGCCTCTACACACGTTACCTTCTCTTGATGGCCTTTTTCGATGAGTGGTGAACGTGGTCTACAgctgggcaaaaaaaaacaacaacacactctTACAGCTGACCTTTTATTCTCTCTGGTTCTCTTCTTCCAGCCAAAGGACAACATGGATCGGATCGCTGGCCGGCCATCGTCCTCTATGCGATCATCAGAGAGGTGCCCTTGCGTCGGTGGAAGGAGTTCTTGCGTCTGCTCTCGTTGACTGATCAGCAACTGGAGCGCGTAGAGCTAGAGGCCGGTTTGGGTCTGGGCTCCATGGAGAAGCAGTACCAGATGCTGCGGCTGTGGAGTCAGTGTTCCTCCGCTACCCTGAACGATGTCTTCTCCGCCTTGCACTACATGGATTTATCGGGCTGTGCCCAGCAGCTGAAGGAAAGCCTGGAGAAGCAGCAGTTTGCAGGCCTGAAGTGAAGCTGGGTTTCTCAGCCTGCAGGAGCTACAGAGATGGTGGTCTCCACGGGACATTGCGAGGCAACTGGGGACACACTTGGGGACATCAGTGCTTTAAACTGTGGACAGCAGTCCACGTAAAGGACGTTTCTACCTGGGGTTTCTACATAGTGTAACCATAGAAAACTGCAATCATGGCACAAATGTCTCATACTTAGTAATAGAGATGTATGTTTGAATCAGAGTTGAATGGCAACACTGATCAATCTGGAGATGCTGACAGGTCCAATTGGGGTATTTCTTGTTTTCCTAcgtattttgatatttttatcATCAAATGGACTCCAGAAAAGTGTACATTGTTTCCTTCTTGGGTGCTTATCTGgctgcaatttattttttacctaCAGAATGACACCTAAATGCAGAATGTATTGTCCATATCAAAAATACTAGATTTGCAGAAGTGGGCAAGTGTCTTCCTCTGAGCCATGCGACATCACCTGTAGCATTATTTAAAGGATGTCCTGCCGGGTTACTACTCAGGCGGAAATTAATGAATCTTGTTcgagatttaaaaaagaaaaaagtaaaggggaatcctgttttatttttttgaactaTCAAGAGGTCCTCTAGCGCAGTACTTAACCTCAGCTTCTTGTGTGCAGTGTCAACAGTTGAGGGCTGTGGTTTTAAAGCAGAATGCTGAAAAGGAAATTGGTGTTACTctgattgtgtatgtgtgcaagaAGGGGGTGGTgaaattactttctttttttttacacctcaaGAGattcatgccttttttttagaaatgaacaagTCACATTTAAGACTCCTCTTGAGTTTTGGTGTTTAAACTGtgtgaatattttattgtaCATCTAGGATGTTTGAGGAGCCcatctttttctccttccagAGTGAAAGTGTAGTGTAGAAACTCAGCTACTCATTCTGGTTAAGCACCCTTATAAGGCATGAATACTAAAAAACCCACAGGTACGTCAGATTTTCAGTTTCCCCGCAAACAAATGGTGTCAAGATGCAGTAGGCTGGGTTTTTCCTCACCACATTTAATCCATCCAAACTGATGGTTTCCGGTCGCGAGGCCGAGGTATCTCACTTTGAGAGTTTCTGTTTGTCAATTCACTTCTTGACAGTATCGGACTTTCCGGTAAAGGAAGTTAATTAATGgatgtttaaatatgaatttcGGTCAGTGGTCTGTGAcatatgtttgtatgttttttatgATTTGTAACACATTTTGcgtgttttaaaacaaaactcaatGAGTAGTCTGTTATACTGAAACTATCAGCGTCAAGAACATTATCCTCACTGCAattatgttctttttgt
This sequence is a window from Pungitius pungitius chromosome 1, fPunPun2.1, whole genome shotgun sequence. Protein-coding genes within it:
- the si:ch211-112c15.8 gene encoding tumor necrosis factor receptor superfamily member 1A, whose product is MDLVLAMVLVYIFTGQSKSKFTTQQWDSCSKECPAGSYVVGDCDHPDRSYRCQICRNFTFTDVNNTVRECERCNRCHGNEEEIKPCTTSSNAVCVCKDGYYRDPRHKTCLECNCEEPVEHPGYTSCRLCKKCLKATTTSASRTTTSGRRTSNNISGIAEGGKPCTTSSDVECVCKDGYYVDPQDKTTCLECDCSYCEEPVPPGHKNMCQLCKKCLKSRTTTTTTSGTTTPTNISVNQTSWELLVLVPVTLLLFLWLMLLLARSPIGYPDSCLCWGVNKSPQPPLEDPDSSEQSVPSDTHPDTLTLNICENTPMMTLSHSPSVPEHPVHISPLDCEPRAKGQHGSDRWPAIVLYAIIREVPLRRWKEFLRLLSLTDQQLERVELEAGLGLGSMEKQYQMLRLWSQCSSATLNDVFSALHYMDLSGCAQQLKESLEKQQFAGLK